One window of Trichomycterus rosablanca isolate fTriRos1 chromosome 2, fTriRos1.hap1, whole genome shotgun sequence genomic DNA carries:
- the LOC134300852 gene encoding C-type lectin domain family 10 member A-like — MAWSDRETIVSFGVRFVSVRTHHSQSVSFNELSERFANATAELKLQDLKTTVSQKQEEACTLSKLKFQRLRQCLHQQNDEDVYENAIKHEEDPKRQKSAVSLFIIIIIILVLLIIRSPCDHNQSASFDEFSERFANATAEPKLQELKTTDEKKCDSDKVINWKFQQVHQCLSVQNATKTCELCDEGWRSLGLKCYFFSTNNLNWMASQDYCIEKGGHLVIITSQAEQNFLASHFRVLHWIGLNDLETEGKWMWVNNKTLDETGVKFWYTRTDQPSEPDNWREEDPSGENCACMGHLFGAVGDWFDITCRRKQKYICEKQV, encoded by the exons ATGGCGTGGTCAGACCGTGAGACCATTGTGTCCTTCGGGGTTCGTTTTGTATCCGTGCGGACTC ATCACAGTCAGTCCGTCTCGTTTAATGAATTAAGCGAGCGGTTTGCTAACGCTACAGCTGAACTGAAACTGCAGGACCTCAAAACCACCG TTTCACAAAAGCAAGAGGAAGCGTGCACGCTGTCAAAGCTGAAGTTTCAACGACTGCGTCAGTGCCTCCACCAACAGAACG ATGAAGATGTTTACGAGAACGCTATAAAACATGAAGAGGATCCAAAGAGGCAGAAAAGTGCAG TATcactcttcatcatcatcatcatcatccttgTCCTGCTCATCATCAGATCTCCCTGTG ATCACAATCAGTCCGCCTCGTTTGATGAATTTAGCGAGCGGTTTGCTAACGCTACAGCTGAACCGAAACTGCAAGAGCTCAAAACCACCG ATGAGAAAAAATGTGATAGTGATAAAGTGATAAACTGGAAGTTCCAACAAGTCCAtcagtgtctctctgtacaAAACG CAACCAAGACTTGTGAACTGTGTGATGAAGGGTGGAGGTCTCTCGGGTTGAAGTGCTACTTCTTCTCCACCAATAATCTGAACTGGATGGCGAGTCAAGACTATTGCATCGAGAAAGGAGGCCACCTAGTGATCATAACCAGCCAAGCAGAGCAG aaTTTTCTAGCTTCACATTTTAGAGTTCTTCACTGGATCGGTCTGAATGATTTGGAGACGGAGGGAAAATGGATGTGGGTGAACAACAAGACCTTGGATGAGACCGGTGTGAA GTTCTGGTATACGAGGACAGATCAACCCAGTGAGCCTGATAACTGGAGAGAAGAGGACCCTTCTGGAGAGAACTGTGCTTGTATGGGGCATTTATTTGGTGCTGTAGGTGACTGGTTTGATATCACTTGTCGTAGAAAGCAAAAGTACATCTGTGAAAAACAAGTGTGA
- the ptp4a3a gene encoding protein tyrosine phosphatase type IVA 3: MARVNRPAPVEVRYKNMRFLITHNPTNATLSSFIQDLKRFGVTTVVRVCEVTYDKTPLEQDGITVLDWPFDDGAPPPSKVVEDWLSLLRRRFMEEPGCCVAVHCVAGLGRAPVLVALALIESGMKYEDAIQFIRQKRRGAINSKQLTYLEKYRPKQRLRYKHPHFFKSKCCVM; encoded by the exons ATGGCACGGGTGAACAGGCCGGCGCCGGTGGAGGTGCGCTACAAGAATATGAGGTTTCTGATCACCCACAATCCCACCAATGCTACACTTAGCAGCTTTATACAG GACCTGAAGAGGTTCGGGGTCACGACGGTGGTCCGTGTGTGTGAGGTGACCTACGACAAAACCCCGCTGGAGCAGGACGGGATCACTGTACTG GACTGGCCGTTCGATGACGGAGCTCCTCCGCCCTCTAAAGTGGTGGAGGACTGGCTGAGCCTCCTCAGGAGACGCTTCATGGAGGAGCCGGGATGCTGCGTGGCCGTGCACTGCGTGGCCGGCCTGGGCAG GGCTCCGGTGTTGGTGGCGTTGGCTCTCATCGAAAGTGGGATGAAGTACGAAGACGCCATCCAGTTCATCAGACA GAAGCGACGCGGCGCCATCAACAGCAAACAGCTGACGTACCTGGAGAAGTACCGACCCAAGCAGCGGCTGCGCTACAAGCACCCGCATTTCTTCAAGAGCAAGTGCTGCGTCATGTGA